A region of uncultured Desulfobacter sp. DNA encodes the following proteins:
- a CDS encoding ABC transporter substrate-binding protein, translating into MKKYYFVAFALIGVFFWRYTLQNNYIVGNQIVLGQSCPLTGPAAQLGLQMMKGATAYFSSINKQGGVHGRTISLITNDDFYEPDYARKNTIELITQQHVFAMFGEVGTPTSKAALPEIQKYHVPFLMPFTGAEFLRNPPNPLIVNLRNSYYAETQALVEYLGLTYHIEKIAVFYQNDSYGKTSLEGVKRALEKRGLKIAAEGRYRRNTLSYRNALQTIKLSEPDAVIMLGAYKPCAEFIKSAKKSGMERTVFCNISFVGSDDLIRALQGQTENVLISQVVPLPWDNKNEAAQEYREIYRAHYPDDPYGFVSFEGFLAAKLVVKALEKAGQALNRENFMEAFEQLDRKALDGFEITITPNDRQALERVFITDYHDGNFRQLEEVWVTND; encoded by the coding sequence TTGAAAAAATATTATTTTGTCGCCTTTGCACTGATTGGTGTTTTTTTCTGGCGATATACCCTCCAAAATAACTATATTGTCGGCAACCAGATCGTTTTGGGGCAGAGCTGTCCTCTAACCGGTCCGGCAGCCCAGCTTGGCCTGCAAATGATGAAAGGGGCAACGGCCTATTTTTCATCTATTAACAAGCAAGGTGGTGTACATGGGCGAACCATAAGTCTAATTACGAACGATGATTTTTACGAGCCGGATTATGCCAGGAAAAACACCATTGAACTGATAACCCAGCAGCATGTTTTCGCGATGTTCGGCGAGGTGGGCACCCCCACTTCCAAGGCTGCATTGCCGGAGATTCAAAAATATCATGTCCCTTTCCTGATGCCGTTTACCGGCGCAGAATTTCTAAGAAACCCGCCGAATCCACTGATTGTCAACCTGCGCAACAGCTACTATGCCGAAACCCAAGCACTGGTGGAATATTTAGGTTTAACGTATCATATAGAAAAAATTGCTGTTTTCTACCAGAATGACAGTTATGGGAAAACCAGTTTGGAAGGTGTGAAACGTGCGCTGGAAAAGCGAGGCCTGAAAATTGCCGCTGAAGGCCGTTATCGAAGAAACACCTTATCCTATCGAAACGCCCTGCAGACCATTAAACTATCAGAACCCGATGCGGTGATCATGCTTGGGGCCTATAAGCCGTGTGCCGAGTTCATCAAGTCGGCCAAGAAAAGTGGCATGGAACGTACCGTATTTTGTAATATTTCATTTGTGGGCAGTGATGATTTGATCCGGGCCCTTCAAGGGCAGACAGAAAATGTTTTAATTTCCCAGGTCGTACCTCTTCCGTGGGATAATAAAAATGAGGCTGCCCAGGAGTACCGGGAAATTTATAGAGCACATTATCCAGATGATCCATACGGTTTCGTTTCATTTGAAGGATTCCTTGCCGCCAAACTGGTTGTCAAAGCTTTGGAAAAGGCGGGCCAGGCCCTTAACCGGGAAAATTTCATGGAGGCTTTTGAACAGCTTGACAGGAAAGCTTTGGACGGATTTGAAATAACGATTACACCGAATGACAGGCAGGCACTGGAACGGGTGTTCATTACGGATTACCACGATGGAAATTTTCGACAACTTGAAGAGGTGTGGGTGACCAATGATTAA
- a CDS encoding response regulator, with product MINRGLSYLRSLDVSVQSRFLVVVIGILIFSSAAALGGYVIFSKNLFQDMSDLHVNPILHLNEMKDIYTINTLDTIDEMLSGHVSPDDAEDILKLAQNLVKKEWLSYRSISESIKHHHNLFNHAAKKHLLDEGEKNLGTVQQRINELVGVIKTEDKADIPDMLSQQIRPVIISAIDSLNDLIESEVADIRYSTQSMQHHFNHLIFIVCPIFALGFALVFIFVRFILSNIRNITQQLSKSQQKLSDANRLLEYRVDQRTSEILEAKTQFESLVENMGDSFVVYRYEPDGTVFYVNSSVKSVFGISREKILGADWSKIIQWSGDSLARAQANTVKLLTGKTVFAQTERSFIHPDGRERFVRTSDHVVRDNKGNVISIDGFLEEITLSRKTEMEKRQSEEALLVANQNLTQSVLLAEEMAEKAKSANKAKSEFLANMSHEIRTPMNAIIGMSSLALQMDLEEKTRNYISKVHSSAESLLGILNDILDFSKIESGKMDLEHIDFCLEDVMLNLLNVIGIKAGRKGLEVMYNVFPEIPVALAGDPMRLGQILLNLCNNAVKFTDRGGDIVVSVSMDKEGDLGNKVRLRFSVKDSGIGMSTEEQKKLFQPFSQADTSVTRKYGGTGLGLSISNQLVRMMGGRMWVESEQGAGSTFYFTALFGKQEKQPTALRINGLTSLHILIVDDNDSSRDILTRQLSSCNATCDQAHSGEAALTMLKQMDEHDPYDLVLMDWRMPGLDGIETARLIQNETRLAHLPTIIMISAYDRLQIHKAVKDLKLAGFLAKPIMPSTLHNAILRAMGHKTIESDLSANSPEKVTTAIDKLRGARVLLVEDNEINQELAMELLVNHGIQVDCAFNGQQALERLGQQHYDGVLMDCQMPVMDGYTATQKIRQNPGFKKLPIIAMTAHAMVGDRQKTLDAGMNDYISKPLNVGRMFMTMARWIVPAGPVGKSDVKPLKRDVGQDLPNIPGINIEAGLKVTLNNIELYRKLLLKFLDNQADFVETFKKAWENDDSRAAEIVAHSLKGVAGNLGMIEVFTCASALETALKDDAENVGAWLDEVSAKLNPVLAGLRILREKSSAETPDADVIVEFNGIEPLLDELGNRLGENDTKSIEVANKLVPFFRDTKHDGAFEQIIQSIKEYDFERAEKDLQKFASTLGGT from the coding sequence ATGATTAATCGCGGATTATCCTATCTTCGATCGTTAGATGTATCTGTTCAGAGTCGCTTCCTTGTTGTTGTGATCGGGATTCTGATTTTTTCTTCCGCCGCAGCATTGGGAGGATATGTGATTTTTTCCAAAAATCTGTTCCAGGATATGTCTGATCTGCATGTGAACCCTATCCTGCACTTGAATGAAATGAAAGATATCTACACCATCAACACCCTTGATACGATTGATGAAATGCTCAGTGGCCATGTCTCTCCAGATGACGCAGAGGATATCCTCAAGCTTGCCCAAAATCTGGTAAAAAAAGAGTGGTTGTCATATCGTTCCATTTCTGAATCTATAAAACATCATCACAACCTGTTTAACCATGCTGCAAAAAAGCATTTGCTTGACGAAGGAGAGAAAAATCTTGGTACAGTTCAACAACGGATCAATGAGTTGGTGGGTGTCATAAAGACAGAAGACAAGGCAGATATACCGGATATGCTTTCCCAGCAGATTCGGCCGGTTATCATCAGTGCCATCGATAGTCTCAATGACCTGATTGAATCTGAGGTGGCCGATATCCGATACAGCACGCAATCCATGCAGCATCATTTTAATCATCTGATTTTTATTGTATGTCCCATTTTTGCTCTTGGTTTTGCCCTGGTTTTTATTTTTGTCAGATTCATTCTGTCCAATATCAGAAACATTACTCAACAGCTCAGTAAGTCACAACAGAAACTTTCGGACGCAAATCGGTTACTGGAATACCGGGTTGACCAACGAACAAGTGAAATTCTGGAAGCCAAGACGCAGTTTGAATCCCTGGTTGAAAATATGGGGGATAGTTTTGTTGTTTACCGGTATGAACCCGATGGTACTGTTTTTTATGTCAACAGTTCAGTAAAGTCTGTGTTTGGCATTTCACGCGAAAAAATTCTCGGCGCCGACTGGTCAAAAATCATCCAATGGAGCGGGGACTCCCTGGCGCGTGCCCAAGCGAATACGGTGAAACTTCTGACCGGGAAAACGGTGTTTGCCCAAACCGAGCGCTCTTTTATTCATCCCGACGGCCGGGAAAGGTTTGTACGAACTTCGGACCATGTTGTTCGCGACAATAAAGGCAACGTTATATCCATTGACGGTTTTCTTGAAGAGATCACCTTGAGCAGAAAAACAGAAATGGAAAAGAGGCAGAGCGAAGAGGCCCTGTTGGTCGCAAACCAGAATCTGACCCAGTCTGTTCTGCTGGCCGAAGAAATGGCCGAAAAAGCCAAATCAGCCAATAAAGCCAAAAGTGAATTCCTGGCCAACATGAGCCACGAGATCAGAACGCCCATGAATGCCATCATCGGCATGTCCAGCCTGGCTCTGCAGATGGATCTGGAGGAAAAAACACGCAATTATATTTCCAAGGTGCACAGCTCTGCAGAGTCATTGCTGGGCATCCTCAACGACATCCTCGATTTTTCCAAAATTGAGTCTGGAAAAATGGATCTGGAACACATCGACTTTTGCCTGGAGGATGTGATGCTCAACCTGTTGAATGTCATCGGTATCAAGGCCGGCAGGAAGGGGCTGGAAGTGATGTATAATGTCTTTCCCGAGATTCCTGTGGCGTTAGCGGGCGACCCCATGAGGCTGGGCCAAATTCTGCTGAACCTGTGTAATAATGCGGTTAAATTTACGGACAGGGGGGGCGATATTGTTGTTTCGGTTTCCATGGATAAAGAGGGAGACCTCGGCAATAAGGTCAGACTGCGGTTCTCAGTTAAGGATTCCGGTATCGGGATGAGCACGGAAGAACAGAAAAAATTGTTTCAGCCGTTCAGTCAGGCCGACACTTCCGTTACCAGAAAATACGGTGGAACAGGCTTGGGACTCTCCATTTCCAATCAACTGGTCCGGATGATGGGGGGGCGGATGTGGGTTGAAAGTGAACAAGGGGCCGGAAGTACCTTTTATTTCACGGCATTGTTCGGAAAACAGGAGAAACAGCCGACAGCCCTGCGTATTAACGGGCTTACATCTCTGCACATTTTGATTGTCGATGACAACGATTCCTCTCGTGATATCCTGACCCGGCAGCTTTCCAGTTGCAACGCGACTTGTGATCAGGCCCATTCAGGCGAAGCGGCCTTGACGATGTTGAAACAAATGGATGAACATGATCCTTATGACTTGGTGTTGATGGACTGGCGTATGCCCGGGTTGGATGGTATTGAGACAGCCAGGCTGATTCAAAACGAGACAAGGCTTGCCCATCTTCCGACAATCATTATGATTTCGGCCTATGACCGCCTTCAAATCCATAAAGCAGTCAAAGATCTTAAACTGGCTGGTTTTCTTGCCAAGCCCATTATGCCTTCCACGCTTCACAATGCAATTTTGAGGGCTATGGGCCACAAGACAATTGAATCGGATCTAAGCGCCAACAGCCCTGAAAAGGTGACAACGGCCATCGATAAGCTACGCGGTGCCAGGGTGCTTTTGGTTGAAGACAATGAAATAAACCAGGAGCTGGCCATGGAACTTTTAGTGAATCACGGCATCCAGGTAGATTGCGCCTTTAACGGGCAGCAGGCGTTGGAACGTCTTGGCCAGCAGCACTATGACGGCGTTTTAATGGACTGCCAGATGCCGGTTATGGACGGGTATACCGCCACCCAAAAAATACGGCAAAACCCTGGGTTTAAAAAATTGCCCATCATCGCCATGACTGCCCATGCCATGGTTGGGGATCGTCAAAAAACCCTTGATGCGGGCATGAATGATTATATTTCCAAACCCCTCAATGTGGGCAGGATGTTTATGACCATGGCCAGGTGGATAGTCCCTGCGGGCCCTGTGGGGAAAAGTGATGTCAAGCCCCTCAAAAGGGATGTCGGGCAAGATCTGCCAAATATTCCGGGCATTAATATCGAAGCCGGTTTAAAGGTAACCCTGAACAATATCGAACTGTACCGCAAGTTGCTTTTAAAGTTTTTGGACAATCAGGCCGATTTCGTCGAGACTTTTAAAAAGGCCTGGGAAAACGATGACTCCCGGGCCGCAGAAATTGTCGCTCACTCCTTGAAAGGCGTGGCCGGAAATCTTGGGATGATAGAGGTATTCACCTGCGCGTCTGCTCTGGAGACCGCCCTTAAGGATGACGCTGAAAATGTTGGTGCCTGGCTTGATGAAGTTTCCGCCAAATTGAACCCTGTGCTTGCCGGGCTGCGGATCCTGCGGGAAAAATCCTCTGCCGAAACACCAGACGCGGATGTCATTGTTGAATTCAATGGCATTGAACCCCTGCTGGACGAGCTTGGAAACCGCCTGGGTGAAAACGACACGAAATCCATTGAGGTGGCAAACAAACTTGTTCCTTTTTTTCGGGACACAAAGCATGATGGCGCGTTTGAGCAAATAATACAGTCGATTAAGGAGTATGATTTTGAGCGGGCTGAAAAGGATTTGCAGAAATTTGCTTCTACGCTTGGGGGAACCTAG